CTTACTAGCTTCTAGCAAACATTCCCTAACCAATATTCTTGCGTTTACGATGGTTCTTTTGAGCCTTTCGGCAGAACTTCTACTTCCAGCATAGGTTGGTCGGACTTCTCTTCCCATTTCTTCAAGTACGGTCAGAAGTTCGGTATATTTCGATTGACCTGGTATTGAAGTCTCCTGTTTACTTTGAGGCAAAGGAGTCGGAGGTTTAACAATATTCATAGGAATTGCAGTAACTGTTACATCACTCAATTTTGATTCAACAGCTTGAATGTCCACTGTTTCCATCTCGATAATttattaaataataaaattagaataGTTCACGTAAATCACAAGGGATTTCAGAACTTAGAAATATTGCAACTGGAAATCAAAATTCAACACAAAAAGAGTTAGGTTACTAACACAGAACATAATAATAACAGAACGCATAGAAGCCATAGATTGTCTATGATAGAAGCATTGaactcccatagagttcaatgcataGAAGTGTCTATGCGAGAAAGAAGATTTAATCTTTGCTATGTGTCTGAACCACAATCTAAAATTTAAACGCCGCCTAGTAGCCAAATCCCTAAACTAAGATGTGAGTATCGAGTTTTACTTGTTTGAGtttaatatttcaatatattttcattacatatttttGTTCTAgtgaattttctgttgtaggacAGTAGGACGATTAATGAAGGCAATActcatttccataatttttagtGCCGAGAAGTATCAGATTAAATTTCTGACATAACTGAAGTTGTGCATACTTTACTGAAAAGTGATCAATATTAAATTTGTcgagaatttgaaattttgctaTCTGTTAATGAAATTAGAACTGTAGAATCAGTGTTCAGGCTTCTTGTTTTGTTGGTTGCAATTGCTGAAAAGTAATTTCTCTATTGgtatattgaaatatataatattttttcatcaaaataaatatcTTAAATATAATATTTACAGATAGAAGAAATTTAACGGACATAACTCTCTGAGAAATATTAACCGTAGAAACGTGTTTTGGGCTTTTGGCCCTCATGAGTAGTCAGTACCGTAAAATGGGGTTACTTTGAAcggttttttgttttgaatctaTATATCTCCAGTAAGGCAGtgaatgaaaaattccaaaaaaatatatgttacgGGCGTCAGTTCGTCCTTTCTAATGACAAAAAAATGAGATCTCAAAACGatcaataacattttttttttaattaatttgtggctgttcaaagTAACCCCGCAGTCGGGGTTACTTTGAAAGCATATAATGAAACCATGCAATTTCAATGTAACTCCACAGATAAGGTTTCTTTGAACACTTCAAAACTAGAAACTTCTTGttttcgaaagaaaaaaaaatttattcaacagaaATACACAATTTACATAAAACGAGGACGCTTCACGCAAAGAATTCtgttttgattttatttcacttaGAGCTTTCTCTAAGGCTTCTGGTGTAAAGTTGGCTTATTTTCTTGCTCCAATTGTTCTTTTATAAGAGCGGACCATTTTCAGCAAGATAATAATAGAGCTGGGGCTTCATTGATCACGTGCTAGGGCTTCATTGAACACGGTTCAAAGTAACCCCGAAAACGATGTCTAACCTCATTGttgtaataaaaaattcatacaaaaaaagtaagttgaaatatttcaaattgtttcaatATAGCTCTGCTATGAAAATGTATTGTTGTAGcaaatatattttgtgaacattTAGTGTGAATACTTACGGCTGCAGCAACAGAAGTTTGCACACCTTTTCGAACGTTACTTTTTTAGATTAGAAATGAAATGCCGAGATTGCCTACTTCATAGAAATAAGTTTCATACCAGTGTTGACATACCATTCTTAAATGTGTGACGAATTGAGTGGTGAAAACTAGATGTCGCTAAACCTAAtgattatttgagtcaatataacgaaatttattttttgttcaaagtaGCCACGTGGTTCAAAGTAACCCCGTTTTACGGTACTGTGAGAAAGTACACAGATGGACAAGTCtctactaagatgtctaaaatgtttttagacatcttagtttcTACCCTCCATGGCGCCCTCATCGCCAATCGGTACAGTGACTTTATATACCATATATATGGTGTATAAAGTCACTGTACCAATCGGTAGTTGGattcattgaactcaagaaagaactttttggattcgccaaagttgaaattaatttttcttttttccgctAGGTGACTTGTCTATGTGATCATAGAATAATATTTTAACTCTCCATCTACCATACTAGGACCGACTCGAGAAAGAAAACTTTGATTCTGTGATGCTATCAAACGAATGACAGATGTGTTAACCAACAAAATAGTCAGCCATATTGAAATTCGAAgtaaaaaatggaaaactgaGGTGTCATCATTTGTTGAGGTTGTTATTCTAATTATTTATTGTAAATTCATTACaaattattgaaaagaataTTGTTAATCTTTGGTGTTGTTCGTGGGTTCATTTCGTGAGGTGATTCTGTGGAAGTGTTAAGTGTATCATTTGGGTGGATTTATTATTCGTCAAAATTGGTGAGTAGTCATGAATAACACTAATATCTTGTTATTCGTTCAGGTAAAGCTTTCATTTGGATTCAAAAATATGTTTGTTCTATTTTGTGTCCATTTATCTCCTCTTTACTATCATAAATTGAGCTGTTTAGCTACTGAAGCTGCGTTAAACTACTTACTGTCAGACAGCTTTGAAGTATGTTTGCATGCTGACCTAttgattaatttatttttaattttaaatgaTGTGAAGTTTGCCGTAATTCTTATTCATCAGTCCACATTAACAACCAAGCTCGCAACCAAGTTTCGTATTCAAAAGTGACAGATCCTAGTGTTTGTTTCCAGTTTGAACCTTGTCAACAAAGTTGATGCTTATTTGCTTAAGGTGAAACTTCGTCGAGGACCGATAAAACAATATTCGAACGTAATGAGATCATCTGATCATCATATCGAATAGGATTTGGAAATATGCCTGAAACACTAAAATTTGGAGGTATCAAAGAGCCAAATAGAGTTCGAAGGTTCTCTCTGTAAAAAATTGATTCAAGGTTTTCTTGGTATTATTTGCAACCTAATGGTTATCGTTAATGTAGGAACACATTGTTTTTTGATGAACTTCACGATCTTACTCAAAATAATCATTAGTTAACAAGATAGTCCATATGAATGCACTTCTTATGTTTCCtcatgaaatagttatttatattGAAATTGCTCAGGTATTTAATGACTAAAAACCTTTGAACAGCGTCAAGTGATGGAAGAAATGAGGAATTGATGCTCTTCTCGCAGTAGCACATTGAACTGAGAAAATAGGGACTCTTAACCATTAAAATAATGATAACAAGGAATGAATAAGATCAGCAACTTAgtatttattcaaatcaatcaATATTCTCTTTCTTGAATTGCCTTCCAAAGGCCGTACATTAAAATccttattttgaaaataattactcTTGCCTCTCTTTTTTTTGGTTGATACCAGTTCTACATCAAAATAGTTGAAAATCATTTTATAAGTACCTACTCGATTTGtttttctgtaaatatcgtatcGAAGTAACTTCCATGTTCCATTTACGCGTGAATATGTTGTGAAAACTTACAGGAAAATCCAAAGATGTCTCGTGTATTAGTTCATGATCTGTTGTTGAAATCTGAACAATGTATAGATCTGTCACTTCTGAATCACGCCAAGATTGCTTAAAATCGAGCATCCAAGACGTATCGATTGTATTTGTTATTCAATTTGCGGGAAATCTTACAAATCCATTCACTAGAACCTTAAGTCGCATGTATCTAACCAGAATTGTGAAATTAAACTATTTTAACTGTGTTATTTTCGCAGCTTCAGTTTTCTGGAATCGACCTAGGTACATTCAAAGTAAGTATGATCACCAAACATTTTTCCATAATGTGGGGGTTGGATCACCAATTACTGGTGAGGAAACAATTGGGTCGATTTTTACAGCTTGCACGCGCTGAATTACTAATTCGCTTGAAGGTATTTGCTCA
This genomic stretch from Coccinella septempunctata chromosome 7, icCocSept1.1, whole genome shotgun sequence harbors:
- the LOC123316584 gene encoding cyclin-dependent kinase 2-associated protein 1-like — its product is METVDIQAVESKLSDVTVTAIPMNIVKPPTPLPQSKQETSIPGQSKYTELLTVLEEMGREVRPTYAGSRSSAERLKRTIVNARILVRECLLEASKGKQ